One genomic segment of Bacteroidota bacterium includes these proteins:
- a CDS encoding RNA-directed DNA polymerase, with protein MIKYVEALKLKVNTAKSGVDTAHRRNSLVTRSAGGNKRVADKSIDRLKTKVKEITKRNRGVKFEQIIGELNSVILGWSQYFRLANRWLSVLRDLDSWIRRKLRCYRLKQCGRRFTLYKLLRSHGKSERESWNVVMYAQGWWARGDKRHVRTAMDIKWFLAQGLHSLEYRVTAKS; from the coding sequence GTGATCAAGTATGTCGAAGCACTGAAACTGAAAGTCAACACGGCCAAAAGCGGCGTGGACACTGCTCACAGGCGAAATTCCTTGGTTACACGCTCCGCAGGCGGCAATAAACGGGTGGCTGACAAGTCCATCGACCGCTTAAAGACAAAGGTGAAGGAGATAACCAAACGGAACCGGGGCGTAAAGTTCGAGCAGATAATCGGGGAACTCAACTCGGTGATCCTGGGGTGGTCGCAATACTTCCGGCTCGCAAACAGATGGCTCAGTGTACTGCGTGATCTTGACAGCTGGATACGCCGCAAGCTTCGATGCTACCGTCTGAAACAATGCGGCAGGCGGTTCACTCTCTACAAGCTACTGCGTTCCCATGGCAAATCCGAACGCGAAAGCTGGAATGTCGTGATGTACGCGCAAGGTTGGTGGGCTCGAGGCGACAAACGCCACGTCAGGACCGCAATGGACATCAAATGGTTCCTTGCACAAGGTTTGCACTCACTCGAATACCGTGTGACAGCGAAAAGCTGA